The Deinococcus radiotolerans genomic interval GTGCTGCTGCAGCGCCGCCGCGACACCGGCGGCTGGGGGACCCCAGGCGGCCTGTGCGAGCCGGGCGAGTCGCTGGAGGAAACCCTGAGCCGCGAGGTGCACGAGGAGACCGGCCTGACCGTGCGGGAGGCGCAGCTGCTGAAGGTGATCAGCGGCGCCGGGACCTTCGTGCGCCTGCCGAACGGCGACGAGTTCTATCAGGTGTCGGCCGTGTACGTCGTGCGCCGCTGGGAGGGCGCGCCCCGCCCGGACGGGACCGAGGGCACTGAACTGCGCTTCTGGCCGCTGGCGGCCCTGCCCGCTGCGCTGGGTCCGGTGGACCGCGCCGCGCTGACCCAGCTGCGCGGGCGGCCCTAGCCAGGCCGGGTGAAGGTCAGGCGCAGGGCGCTCAGCTGGAATCCGGCGCGGCGGATGTTGCGTTCACTGTCACTGCCGGGCGTGGCGAACACGCTGGCCAGCGCAGCGCCCTGACCGCGCGCCGCGTGCAGCCGGGCGGCAAGCAGCGCCGTCTGCACGCCCCGCCCCCGCCACTGGGGCCGGGTGGACGTGCCGAACAGGGCGGCGACGTTTCCCTGCACATTCAGGGCTGCCGTTCCGGCGTGCTGGCCGTCCACGTGAGCGGTGAAGCGCTGCGTGCCGGGTAACCCGGCCACCACGCGCATGATGGGCTCGCTTCCCGGGCCGAAGCCCTGCCCGGACAGGGCGGCCCAGGTGGCTGGGTCGGTCTCCGCCGTGACCTCCAGCGCGGGCGTGCTGGGCAGGTCCCGCAGGTCGCGCGTGTAGGCGTGCAGGGTGTATGAGAGAACGTAGCCCCGCGCGGTCAGCAGAGGCAGCGCCGCGTTCACGAAAGGGGAGAGGACGTGCAGGGTGATGGGCGCGGCGTGCTGGGCGCTGAACGCCTCGAACGCGCTGAGGTCCGCCTCGGTGGGCGTGGCGTGGCCGTCGTGCCAGGCGCTGTTCAGCGCGAGGTCCGGCCCGTGGTACGCGGCGACCAGTGGGCCGAACTCCGCGCGGACGCCGCCGCGCCCGTGGGCGGACGCTTCGGCCTGCGCCAGCTGCCGGATGAGTTCGTTCATGAGGGCCAGCCTAGCGCGGCGGGGGGGCGCGCTGGGGGAACGTTAGGCCGCCCTTGACCTTGTGACGCACGGCTCCGTTGCCGTTAGGGCGCGGGTGAACGATGAGGCATGATCGCATTCCACCCCCAGCTGTTCGTCCGCATCGTGGAACTCGACGGTCCACGCGCGCCTATGCCCAGACCGCTGGCCAGCGGCTTCACCGAGCACCGCGCGTACCGGGTGCTGGGCGTGTACAACCCCTCGGAAAGTTCGGACGCGTACTTCATCCTGCCGAACGACCGGGATGAGATGTGGTTCATCTGCCAGCGTCACCTTCGCTTCGCCGGGCTGCACGACACGTCCGCCCACCACCTTGACCTGACGGACGTGCACGCCAGCGCCGCCGACTGAGGGGCCCGTGCCGTCCCTGATCCGGCCGGCCGCGCTGCTCACCGGGGTGGTCCTGGCGTACACC includes:
- a CDS encoding NUDIX hydrolase, with translation MSYVRDLRARTGPMPLILTGACGLLLRGEGVLLQRRRDTGGWGTPGGLCEPGESLEETLSREVHEETGLTVREAQLLKVISGAGTFVRLPNGDEFYQVSAVYVVRRWEGAPRPDGTEGTELRFWPLAALPAALGPVDRAALTQLRGRP
- a CDS encoding GNAT family N-acetyltransferase: MNELIRQLAQAEASAHGRGGVRAEFGPLVAAYHGPDLALNSAWHDGHATPTEADLSAFEAFSAQHAAPITLHVLSPFVNAALPLLTARGYVLSYTLHAYTRDLRDLPSTPALEVTAETDPATWAALSGQGFGPGSEPIMRVVAGLPGTQRFTAHVDGQHAGTAALNVQGNVAALFGTSTRPQWRGRGVQTALLAARLHAARGQGAALASVFATPGSDSERNIRRAGFQLSALRLTFTRPG